One genomic segment of Ehrlichia chaffeensis str. Arkansas includes these proteins:
- the hpf gene encoding ribosome hibernation-promoting factor, HPF/YfiA family, producing MNILITARGFDITDNIKDYIEEAIKKHTTKFFIDDSTVNIKMILSKDGNLFNSTIGISDVKSEFIRISKTSDTAYNAIDDAVSHLCGKLQKHKGERINKYRHNKNSVKAQMRCFGYVLDSNEIEKYDVNNISDSGLIIEEDVFVKTMTIGDAIMEMELLSLPAFLFINAKSNRINMIYAKSDGNIMWVDPLNISPIK from the coding sequence ATGAACATACTTATTACTGCTAGAGGCTTTGACATTACTGATAACATTAAAGATTACATTGAGGAAGCCATAAAAAAACACACAACAAAATTTTTTATAGATGATTCAACAGTTAATATAAAAATGATCTTATCTAAAGATGGAAACCTGTTTAATTCTACCATTGGTATTAGTGATGTCAAGAGTGAATTTATTAGGATTTCTAAAACATCAGATACAGCATATAATGCAATAGATGATGCTGTTAGTCATTTGTGTGGTAAATTACAAAAACATAAAGGTGAAAGAATTAATAAATATCGTCATAATAAAAATTCTGTAAAAGCACAGATGAGATGTTTTGGATATGTATTAGATAGTAATGAAATAGAAAAATATGATGTTAATAACATAAGTGATTCAGGATTGATAATAGAGGAAGATGTTTTTGTAAAGACTATGACTATTGGGGATGCAATTATGGAAATGGAGTTATTATCTTTACCGGCTTTTTTATTTATTAATGCCAAGAGTAATAGAATTAATATGATATATGCTAAAAGTGATGGTAATATAATGTGGGTAGATCCACTGAATATATCTCCGATTAAATAA
- a CDS encoding RNA polymerase factor sigma-32, with the protein MLTNSIFSLTQDNLMSYINEVHAFPILSPEEEDRLARNWYENGIVADAHRLVTSHLRLVVKVALSFKNYELPLIELIMEGNIGLMQAVKKFNPTLGFRLSTYAIWWIKAFIKDYILKSWSCIKIGTTQAQRKLFFSLRKIKKKLFKYNHNITKEDIKLIANKCSTSEQEVEQMNRYFLYRDRSLNELVFSNDNQNGVELQEIIKCDTPNQEDTYLLNEELNIKKALISQALSTLNERYRDIFIRRRLIEEPDTLDKLSQEYNISKERVRQIEMHAFTKVKNFIISEREKLGHCNINS; encoded by the coding sequence ATGTTAACAAATTCTATATTTTCCCTAACTCAAGACAATTTAATGTCCTATATCAATGAAGTGCATGCATTTCCGATTTTGTCTCCTGAAGAAGAAGACAGGTTAGCAAGAAATTGGTATGAAAATGGGATCGTTGCTGACGCACATAGGTTAGTTACTAGTCATCTAAGGCTAGTAGTCAAAGTTGCATTAAGCTTTAAAAATTATGAATTGCCTCTTATAGAGCTAATAATGGAAGGAAATATAGGGCTGATGCAGGCTGTAAAAAAGTTCAATCCCACTCTTGGCTTTAGGTTATCCACTTATGCTATTTGGTGGATCAAAGCTTTTATTAAGGACTATATTCTTAAATCTTGGTCGTGCATTAAAATTGGTACAACACAAGCACAAAGGAAGTTATTCTTTAGCTTAAGGAAAATTAAGAAAAAACTTTTTAAATATAACCACAATATTACAAAAGAAGATATAAAGCTAATTGCAAATAAATGTTCAACTTCTGAACAAGAAGTAGAACAGATGAACAGGTATTTTCTCTACAGAGATAGATCCCTGAATGAACTAGTATTCTCTAATGATAATCAAAATGGAGTCGAATTACAAGAGATTATAAAGTGTGATACCCCAAACCAAGAGGATACATATTTACTAAATGAAGAGTTAAATATAAAAAAGGCTTTAATTTCACAAGCTTTATCAACACTAAATGAAAGATACCGCGACATATTCATCAGGCGGCGACTCATCGAAGAACCAGATACTTTAGACAAATTAAGTCAAGAGTATAATATATCAAAAGAGAGAGTTAGACAAATAGAAATGCATGCTTTTACTAAAGTAAAGAATTTTATTATATCTGAAAGAGAAAAACTAGGTCATTGTAATATCAATAGTTAA
- the ykgO gene encoding type B 50S ribosomal protein L36 → MKVIGSLKSAKVRDKDCRVVRRKGRIYVINKKNPRFKARQGY, encoded by the coding sequence ATGAAAGTTATTGGGTCGCTTAAGTCTGCAAAAGTAAGGGATAAGGATTGTAGAGTTGTACGCAGAAAAGGCCGTATTTATGTGATAAATAAGAAAAATCCAAGATTTAAAGCAAGGCAGGGATATTAA
- a CDS encoding ECH_0659 family protein, which produces MTKTSHHSKQTFMQQKKLDEFDYTIDDIITKYQIKFENKMEDITSNFLTHFQHSLEEELISLIKKIYSHNFQELNKYLVEQLLNSNSLQSLNKYEKDIITKIFNKISFSVLENLVF; this is translated from the coding sequence ATGACAAAAACTTCTCACCACAGCAAACAAACTTTTATGCAACAAAAAAAACTAGATGAATTTGACTATACAATTGATGATATTATTACAAAATATCAAATAAAATTTGAAAATAAAATGGAAGATATTACATCCAATTTTTTAACTCATTTTCAACACTCTCTAGAAGAGGAATTAATATCATTAATTAAAAAAATATATTCTCATAACTTTCAAGAACTCAATAAATACCTTGTTGAACAGTTATTAAATTCTAACAGCTTACAAAGCTTAAATAAATATGAGAAAGACATCATCACTAAAATATTTAACAAAATTTCTTTTAGTGTATTAGAAAACTTAGTTTTTTAA
- a CDS encoding head-tail connector protein — MLESSMLCITRKIVPVSSPITLSEVKSFLRINNNQDDTLINNLITMASEYAQWYIEKSLMKQTWEISCSRYIPGKIQLLFNPIIKVNHVKIIHTNGSEELIDQKYYHVNTVLSYISFNKHIHGDRIEILYEAGYTDNALIPAQIRYGILHHVAISYKNRESENINNLTFIKNIYSPFRELKLVL; from the coding sequence ATGCTAGAAAGTTCTATGCTGTGTATTACACGTAAAATTGTACCTGTATCCTCACCTATCACCTTATCAGAAGTAAAATCCTTCCTACGCATTAACAATAATCAAGATGATACATTAATTAATAACTTAATTACTATGGCATCTGAATATGCACAATGGTATATAGAAAAATCATTAATGAAACAAACATGGGAAATTTCCTGTAGTAGATATATACCTGGAAAAATACAATTGTTATTTAATCCAATAATAAAAGTGAATCATGTAAAAATAATACACACAAATGGAAGTGAAGAATTGATAGATCAAAAATACTATCACGTTAACACAGTACTATCATACATTTCATTTAATAAGCATATCCATGGAGATAGAATAGAAATTCTATATGAAGCAGGATATACAGACAATGCGTTAATACCAGCACAAATTAGATATGGCATATTACATCACGTCGCTATATCATATAAAAATAGAGAATCAGAAAATATTAATAATTTAACTTTTATAAAAAATATATATTCCCCCTTCCGTGAACTGAAGTTAGTTTTATGA